The following nucleotide sequence is from Mytilus galloprovincialis chromosome 12, xbMytGall1.hap1.1, whole genome shotgun sequence.
TGCTACGTAAACTCAGCatattcatataaatatatatatatttgtaatgcCTTATGAAGTAATAAAAGCAGGAACTCGTACATTATAACACCACAATCTAAATTCACGGAATTGTGTTCAAAAGAGTCTCAGGGGGTGGGGTTGTTAAATTTATAGGTCAGCCCATCATGTGGGGGTCTTCTTCACTAAGTTTTCCAGTCTTCCATCTGAATAAAGATGATTCACAACTGGTGCATgcatgagggtagtaatgccctttaacgTCAGGCGTTAAGCAGTCATTTTTCGGCTACCATTACttttcaaattggttaaaatttaccgtaattcgtcaaaatatccttatggtgattcgtcagaggtctcaaacaATTATCGTTACTGTCAATTATGGAAAAAAGAACGTGAtgttttatcgtctaaaagaaagtgtatattttatgtcatacatataaaattactgttaacgtcatttggcaagaattttacCGTTTTTCGTCATGAACATACTCCCATTACGACACATCATGCATGGCCTTTGTGATGAATTTGCAACACTCAACCTGTTATTTCAGATAGTACAATGTAGTATATGACAATTAAAATTTTTGAGGTTATTgcttaatatgaggcaggcataacctgtgaatggggacgaagtctgcattatgtattattttcttaataaacatatttacacttttggtatttagctgtattttgcctCCGAATGACCTAACATCACCTCCGAATaaccttttgacgtcaagcaacaatccctttttagttgtgacgtcatatgttttgaattatgaagtcaaagtttacgggaacctgtgtgatgttatgtaatggcagacaaatttgcatacaagtgtaaatacgtctattcaatcatgttgataaaagaaaccgaaataccgtacgtaacgttcccgattttggttctgttgttagggaattagctgtgacgttctttaagttatgacgtcatattcgatgtaaacaaaagacaagctttcatcaggtaacgtaacgtgtttttttcatatcaaacaattattaaaattgaatttgtattgagatccaatcttatgttttactagactgataaatattaaaaaaaatcaaagtctcatgcaaacaagacagatttctgcgcaaatgcgggaaaaccggaacaggaactagatctgaaaaaaaacgttaacgattttgagttcattagtacaatgaaaaattcgggaaattttcccagattttttttttttttttttttcattgatttttctaccgtaattggggacttcgtccccatataaaccATTGTCATGTTTGTGGCATCATACTAACCAACAGACAATCACACTGCACAAATCCTACACTGAAAATATTTGCAATACACTGATACAACTTTACTTTAATAGTCTCACcggacacaattacgaacgattcttgaactgtgattttttttttttttttataccatagAATTtaagatgtacaaataaatgtATGAAAGCTTTCCATTCTGCATCATATCccacataaatttttattcacGTTAGGATACTTTAGTAAGATTTGCGTGACCTCGTTTTACAGGTCAAGAGAGCCACATATGGACGCAATTCCAAACAGCACTGATATATCATATCTTACAGAAGAAATCAATGACAACAGTCTAGATTGATAAAACATACATTAATCTTTATCTCAATCACATTTTCATAGGAAAATAAGATgcacaagtttgttttttacttCAATTACTTCAGCAGGGGTTGCAGACGAAATGTCGGTCATGTGTAAAggaaagatttttgattttttttgtttttatgtaagttcCTCCTTTAAAGGAGCACTAAATTCAAGTCTATCCATTTCGGTGGTGTACTTATCATTCACCtatgaattgtttttatataggTCAACATTTCTTTCGGAGTTCTCTGCACTtttcaatgaaattaacatattttcttttgaccATAAATATGGTCACAAGAGTCTAAAAAACGTCAATTGTGGGGTTATTAGGGCAAGATTAAAGGCATCACCCATATGAACAGAATCAGgagatatttttctttctttatattaACAATAGAAGGCAATATGCActtgcctttatttttttttatataacttgcaGGCCAGATTGCCGTTCTTATAATATTTTCAGAATGATTTTGTCATGTTCATCAGCATTCACCAAGTGCACATAAATTGTATTATCATGAAAACAAGGGAGTTTTAATagggtttttatttataaaaacatttattgataaggcgaaaaaaaaatatatgtctgtttcctgctgccattttttaaattttttttgcactccctgtcagatttgcagatggttaaatgtcatgtttggttagggtcctgtaccctaaaatcatttaatctctttaaagaagctttaattgaataatcctcccagtgccgacattttttaaacctgAATTGTAtcacatttgtgctgggagcagccattttgattgtttgggtatagtaaaatacggatctggatCGGACCGGAAATGAATTTTTCCGGACCTGACACGATTTTTTCCCGgaattgaataaaaagatctagggtcgggggctttgagtcagggtcggtcgggaaacaggaaacagacatatatttttgtttggcctaaatataaataaatatgatctcAGAGGGCAAACATTGgaaatcgttcgtaattgtgtccagTCATAATTGCGTCCTGTGGGGCTATGTTAAAAGGGGCACAAGCTGTCAAGATCATGTTCATGGATTTAACCAATGTTCTCATATTGGATTTACAACTTGCCTTTCCATAATAAATAGaatccatatacatgtacaaatgtatacaagCCATGGTACAAAATGGTTGAAATACTGTACATGTTCATGTACCAAGGCATAGCCTCTTATatgaggcctaaattaaaatattgtttgtttgcccttttccgaccctatgttttgaaacagggtaggtaggtaggtaaaatattttatttttttcccataaaaaaaaacttggctAGCCTAggtatattatttgtcatgggtaggcaggtaggtaaaatattttattttatagatacaaaatctgcataatgtaatttttttgtccgtttgtttttgcaaataagttttccgctgggactattagttttgaaaaaaaaatatataagagatgactttgtactggtaagataatgtccgggcagacataaattactagtagaaaaagtccctagagtgttacaaatttcgtgtgtgcctttttttccaataaaaatgctataagacttaaaactcaattgtcacgtattttgcatcacatttataaatgatctgtatggaaaacttggcgattttactgccagatattctccactttacagggttttgtcacttttggttcatgtcagatataaataatttagcggcatcgttaacataatcattctgatatgcggatcacaaaaggccggccatccctacatagaatacaacgtccgtttacaaattagtttgtacacacataaatacttttgtatcaaacgagcttttttgtaaatgaaccctgctctttaagtgtaaaggtacagagtaacgtacttcatatcatgatttcagaaagagttcaacatcgatttcaaacaaatgctttgaaacttcaaatgcaagtgttcatgtcaaacgctcaggtgACAGACTATATTGTCCAAAGTATGTAAACACTAGCTACACGTGACTAGTATGAGTTTGTTAACATTGAGTGtgtgtaaaaaaaggggggggggtcatggtacatttgtacatgtagatataagaagatgtgctatgagtgccaatgagacaattctccatatcctagtcacaacttgtaaaagttaaccattgtTCCTGACatatgacaggtgcaaacaaatgcagtgggtttttAGGGACACATGTCACTGTCCACACCAACTGTGCTGGAGGGACACATACATGTTATTGTATGTCCATGTTTTAGTTTATGCAAGCTTCTCCACAGTGATCATGGTGATGTatgtttttcaaatgaaaaaataaagatcaaacatggttataattacatgtatatgtttcatCAATGGGTCCCAAGTGTTAGTCATTATTGCATATTGTTGGACATCTTACGCCAAAGACGTCCAGCTGTCATATTTTTAAGCACACaaaatgcaaccttgaaaaacaAATGGCAGCAAGATggttataaagtttttttttcatcagcAACAGCCGACTTTGCCCAGGGGAATCAATCTGTAATTTTTTCCCCCTGCTTTTCTCGGTCGTATTTGGCATATTTGGGGGATGAATTTTCAGCCTCTTTACCCTCTTCATCTAcagtttttcgttttgaaactgACGAAGTTCTGTGGGTGCCTGTactaaaatatttagaaatattttgttgcATGGTTTCGTGCTCAACAGCTGTCCGCACCAAGATGATCAATTCTCCATACCCCCAGTACAGTTAATTGAAAAATCTCGGCATAAGCATTAAGCAATCAAATAAATGTACAATACCACAGGCCATGTTATGAGAAATCAATATTTAGAATTGCGATCAATACTTGATACCGGACCACCAAGAGTTATttgttctgtttaaaaaaaatatgtacaaaaccATGAGTGTACAAACCAGTTCAAATTCTTGGAATCCCGGATGACGTACATTGCAATTGAATCTGATTGGCCAAGATAGAATCTATAGTGATAAAAGGATTTTCAACTTTCTTCCTTTTTATTTTGGAAACGTCAAAAAAattttgttactagtccgtcgggcacATAGGGTTACAATTTTGATTGCCCGATGCGTAAAGGCTCTTGTCCCGGGCGTTGGGCTAGTTGATTTGTTAACCCctgtataaaatatcaattgaaatggctcaaCTTTATCAAGACAtgttaacacaagtgaacatacactgaacgaagaaatttattaaatcaagatgacacaatgtaaattcaaaatcaaaatcatagTTTAAATTTAATGTACTATATAGGTTTGTCCAAGTGGCAGATTATCTACATTGTACATGAGCCATGGAAACAGAGGTACAGATTGTTACATATGTATGTCCTTTAAAATGGTCTATAGCATTTATAACTAAGATCCCTCAGGATGGGGCACAACTCATACATGAGGCATGGTAAGTAAGGGTACTTACTACTAAGGTGCTTTAAGGTCATTTGGAGAACATTGTACCGCTATAGTGTTGATCATGTTTATTCCTCATGTAATACAATAATGGGGCAATGCTATCATAGAAAGATTTAAACTGTGTTTGTTCTTCATTCTGAAACAAGACTTGAGCAATGCTTACAcctcattcttttttttttattacagacaTACAGAGCAACTGCTACACCAGGACAATACTTTGTCAGAGAAATACCAGTTATGCATGAGTCTTCAAATGGAAAATTTAGATCAAATGGCCAGCCTTCATATCCTTCTCAGCAAGGCTTTGGAACATTGCCAAGACAAATGGACATGCCGTCGCCAAACACATATTCATCAACCTTACCAAGGTCTTTTAGAACAGGTTCTCCAATGTCTGGGAGGAGTTCATCTCCAGTAGTAAGAGAAATTCCAATTCAGCATTTGTCCTCAAATCAACCTAGTCAGCCCCAGCCACCACCACAACAGCAGAGTACAGCTCAGCACACTGGACCTTATGGATATACCATTTATACTGGTCAACAGCCAGGTGGAGGGCCAGGACAGCCTGTTAGCTATCCACAACAGCCAGGTGGAGGGCCAGGACAGCCTGTTGGCTATCCACAACAGCCACCACCTCCATTTACATCACAACAACCTGCTTATGCGCAGGCGTCATCTAATTCCTCCTCACAAGGTGGATATCCACCACATGCTATGGCACAAGCCAGTGCTCAAGCTGGATATCCAAATAACTCACAGAGCAGTGCATATTCAAGTAGTACACAAAGTGGTGGAtatccaaatagtacacaaggaAGCTATCCCGACACTACATGGACAGCAGCATCTCCTCAATCCAGTTATCCACAGACCACTCCTCAAACAGCTTATCCACATGCTTCCTCCCAACCTCAGTCAACCAATACTCAGACTGGTCCTCTGCCTTCTCAGCAGGGGACTAGTTTACCACAAACAACTCCTCAACCAGAGACTATATCACAAGAGCCAAAGTTACGAGAGATACCAATTGCCCATGAAACATTTGTGCCTCGACAGCCACAACCGCATCAACAAACACACATGCCGCAGCAGCCACATCATCCacaacagcaacaacaaaaaCCACAGGAACAAAGGGTGACACCTACACCACCAAGCCAGTCACAAAGGAGTGAAACACCTAACAGCAGTCGTCAGTCTCCTGAAACTGCTGCCCAGTCTGGTAATGGCAATGGAACTAGTACGCTAAAAAAGAAACCCTCTACACCGATGGAACAAATTGAGGAAGTGGTAAATAATATAGGGGAATATGAAATGAGGGTCACTCAGTTTAAAGGAACTAAAAAAGACAAAGAGTATAAAGTGTTAGAGGAAATGCTGACAAGAAATTTACTGAAACTTGATGGCGTGGAAGCTGGTTGTGATGATAACGTTCGTCAAAGGCGAAAACAAACGGTGAAAGAGATTCAGGCTTATTTAGATCAGTTGGAACTTAAGGCGTTTTCTCAGGAGCAGAGTTGTGAAATGGAAACAAGTTCCAAAGATGAACGaacagaaaataacaataaaagcgCCAGTTTGGAATCTACTAAACCTAACAATAATGGCAACGGAAAGACCGAACCAATGGACACATCTGATCTACAACGGAAATCTGTAAGAGAAATTGTTGATCAAGTAGAAAATACTAAATGCTAGTTGTAgatgttatttgttttgtttatttattaataagcTTTTTGTTTATGACTTTTACTGCATGGtctgtacaatgtatatactaTATTAGagacacattttattgtttttgagatgtataaattgttaaaatatatatatgtaacttaATGGAATTTTATGATCTATTATTAAGTgctgttgtctttttttcttgGGCTATATTAAGAAAGTACTACACAAAGAATATTAATGTAAGAAACAATGTGTTTAAGGATAAACTCtctatttttgttgagccttcgactttagtcgaaaaagcgagacaaagcgatcctacattccctCAGcatcgtcgtcggcggcggcgtccacaaatattcactctgtggttaaagtttttaaaattttaataactttcttaaactgtccttgaattgtacgaaacttgtacagaagcttgtttatgttcataagatagtatccagaagtaaattttgtaaaaataaaattccatttttttcgtattttacttataaatggacttagttttttctgccaggaaacattacattcactctgtggttaaagtttttaaaattttaataactttcttaaactatcctggaaatgtacaaaacttggccagaagcttgtttatgatcaggagatagtatccagaagtaaattttgtaaaaataaaattctattttttccgtattttacttataaatggtcttagttttttctgccagaaaacattacattcactctgtggttaaagttcttaaaattttaataactttctttaactatcctggaattgtaagaaacttggccagaagcttgtttatgatcaggagatagtatccagaagtaaattttgtaaaaataaaattccatttttcccatattttacttataaatggacttagtttttcttccagttaacattacatacagtctgcagttaaggtagatagggtgtcttcctccatcttggatttggaaataccagaaaacaaggtctagatctttaatagaatgtgcaaatttttagagaagtagataattcatgtgtaagaaatTCAACTTctacatagaaaatgacatgttttatcatatttatgattgtattttacaaaaaacagaaatgttttgtttgaacaatttttttccaactttgccacataaggggaggcaactcaaatgcaagggcagataattcagattaaaggtatttttacaatagaatgtgttaggaatttctctattttattatgtaacaagAAAAcaggtccggtgaccccattttttctttttcttaactgaaagcatactatcaaagctatcttctcatatgttatctcaaaattctatggtgtagtttacgttttattgcagaaaatttgggtttccatgcataatctatacaaaatttgacaattttgaacaCCGTGTAGCATGAAAAAAagcccggtgacccattctttttattactttttttttaacagcataatataaacttcattttggcaaattattaaaaaattctatggattataatttagacaccccatctaccttaaagtatttaaaactattttaagattcttaaactagcctggatttttaccaaacttggacagaagcttctcacaatcaaaagatagtatcgagaggaataattttattgatttttttcatcatttttgatgaatgtgtgattaacagcaaaagtaggcgagacactgggttccgcagaacccttacaaatttttataataatgaGAGAATTTAATTTTTCAAGACTTGTATTGTTAACAAATGTACCTTAGAACTTGAGGAAACATGTCTGTTTCTGAATAAAAGTTCATATGAGTGCTGTGTATATTTTAAACTACAAGGCAGTGGTATATTAAACAGAAGATGGATTCTCTTGGTTTAACATTATTGGGGGAAAACTATGACTTTTTGCTGATGATGAAACAGGGATTTTGATAAAAAGTTGTAATcaacatgttataatttgtttcCTTCTGATGATTGCTTTTTAGATGTAATGCATACTGTCTTTTTTTGTCGAAAAAagtgagacatagcgatcctTCATTATGTTGTCGTCGTCTTTGGCGTCctcaaatattcactctgtggttaaagtttttgaaatttaaataactgtcatggatttctaccaaacttgaacaaaagcttgtttatgatcataagatagtcagtcaggggtactacttgtaaaggttatttttaattacttgaagaagtaatattaatatacttatataagtaaatttgtaggacacttatacaagtgaattttatttacttgtataggtaaaaaaaaatattgactgagttatgtcccttagacattcagatttaacttgtagaagtaaaaaagtcatcctatcttcttttattgaattcttataatttctttgctctaatacaTGTAGACTTTTAAATTATCTGCCCTTTGCaaatgtctttactaatcatttaagtgtaatttcgtggacaatgaaaatcccatttgtctgttatcttcagaacactgctcatttacaagcccccaaggagcaatttttgaaggccttgccaaatacttaagatctttatgcaatcagtttctttgttgaattaatgagacgAACATTGAACTCTTATAAATTTTTTTTAGCAAagctgggaaaaatcattaaaggcatgaatTGACATCTCAAAacattaaggggagattatttaaacattatttatttacttgtatgtgtatattttttttacttcttcaagtaaataaaaataacttgtacaagtagtacccctgactgatagtatccagaagtaaattttgtaaaaaaaaaatcctttttctgttttttataggAATTTCCCAACTGAGAGCTTTTAGCAGAAGTAATAAATGGCTTGACAAATGCTTGAGTCATGttagtatatacatatattatataaagttaaaatacTTATTCAATTATTAGTTTCACTTTATCTGCATATTTCTACTTTATTTAGACTTTTTTATGCTACTCAATAAGTCTTCTGTTTACAAAATACATATCTGACATACGAAATGATAAGGTTTCAGTTTCTTtgatgattatctcccctgaaaaaaGTAGCATTATGTGAGACTTAGTTATTAATCTTCCACAGCTTTGTAAACTATTTGTTTCAAGTACAATAAGCAAAaggccaactatatttggtgtattgcttgattgtaaggtgtaaatgtcggTCTGGCAGGTATCATGACGTTATTGACCTTATTTTTAGGGTTCATTGGtccatgttaagtttttgtgtttaaatCAACTATGTTtttatggaatgactgtaattGGTATATGTCAATctgacaggttttttttttatccgacCTTGACTCCATTTCATGGTTCATGGTTTTGAATCTTTTTAAAGTACTTTAAGCACAAGGTCAACTGAAATGGTGTTTGGAATGGTTTAAAGGGGtttatgtctgtctggcaggtttattgtctgaccttgacctcatttcgatggttcatttgtcaatggtttttttttttctctttttcaatgatcataagcaaaaggtcaattatatttgtgtATTAAATAAATGGAAGATGTATTATGTCTGTCTGACAGCATTTATCTGATTTTACTTTCTGTGACATtattaaacttaaaatttttaagactttcaacataaaatcaatggtcagtaaagcaggcgagacatttcactGTGTCCACTCTTGTTCTATAGCTTATTGAGTTATCAAATATTGACTGTGATATTGTGTGAGAAGTGAATCTCTTATTGT
It contains:
- the LOC143054807 gene encoding uncharacterized protein LOC143054807 isoform X2, with amino-acid sequence MYHNQHSNSRMMDLPPGWEMLTDTRTGWPYYVDHNTQNTSWEDPRLTYRATATPGQYFVREIPVMHESSNGKFRSNGQPSYPSQQGFGTLPRQMDMPSPNTYSSTLPRSFRTGSPMSGRSSSPVVREIPIQHLSSNQPSQPQPPPQQQSTAQHTGPYGYTIYTGQQPGGGPGQPVGYPQQPPPPFTSQQPAYAQASSNSSSQGGYPPHAMAQASAQAGYPNNSQSSAYSSSTQSGGYPNSTQGSYPDTTWTAASPQSSYPQTTPQTAYPHASSQPQSTNTQTGPLPSQQGTSLPQTTPQPETISQEPKLREIPIAHETFVPRQPQPHQQTHMPQQPHHPQQQQQKPQEQRVTPTPPSQSQRSETPNSSRQSPETAAQSGNGNGTSTLKKKPSTPMEQIEEVVNNIGEYEMRVTQFKGTKKDKEYKVLEEMLTRNLLKLDGVEAGCDDNVRQRRKQTVKEIQAYLDQLELKAFSQEQSCEMETSSKDERTENNNKSASLESTKPNNNGNGKTEPMDTSDLQRKSVREIVDQVENTKC
- the LOC143054807 gene encoding uncharacterized protein LOC143054807 isoform X1, with amino-acid sequence MYHNQHSNSRMMDLPPGWEMLTDTRTGWPYYVDHNTQNTSWEDPRLTYRATATPGQYFVREIPVMHESSNGKFRSNGQPSYPSQQGFGTLPRQMDMPSPNTYSSTLPRSFRTGSPMSGRSSSPVVREIPIQHLSSNQPSQPQPPPQQQSTAQHTGPYGYTIYTGQQPGGGPGQPVSYPQQPGGGPGQPVGYPQQPPPPFTSQQPAYAQASSNSSSQGGYPPHAMAQASAQAGYPNNSQSSAYSSSTQSGGYPNSTQGSYPDTTWTAASPQSSYPQTTPQTAYPHASSQPQSTNTQTGPLPSQQGTSLPQTTPQPETISQEPKLREIPIAHETFVPRQPQPHQQTHMPQQPHHPQQQQQKPQEQRVTPTPPSQSQRSETPNSSRQSPETAAQSGNGNGTSTLKKKPSTPMEQIEEVVNNIGEYEMRVTQFKGTKKDKEYKVLEEMLTRNLLKLDGVEAGCDDNVRQRRKQTVKEIQAYLDQLELKAFSQEQSCEMETSSKDERTENNNKSASLESTKPNNNGNGKTEPMDTSDLQRKSVREIVDQVENTKC